Part of the Neisseria leonii genome is shown below.
TTCTTGCATAACACTGGAAATCATAATAGCAACTATAGGGAACAAACTTGTTGCTATTGCAGCCTTATCTGCACCAGACTCTTTAATGAGATTTAAATATAAAATAAATACAACTGCTGTACAAAAAATCGACAAATATAAAAGTGACAAAATATACTCAACGCTCATAATCACTGTAAAATCATAACCAAAATATAAGACCATGATAGCAGAAATAATCCCGCCATAGATAAGCCCCCACGACGTAGATGATACAACATCAATACCCTGCTTACTCATATGAGAGGACATGATATTACCTATTGATACTAAATAAGTTGCAATTACAGTGTATAGAACACCTTTCCATATGCTATTAATCTGTTGATAACTAAACAAATCATTGTAGAACAAAAGAAAAGTGCCTAAAATCCCTAGGAATCCACCAATCAGTACTTTTTTTCAACGCTTATATTAAAAAAATATACTGATTTATAGAATTAAAAATAATAAGAGTAGAGAAAATAATTGCAACTAATCCACTGCTAATATATTCAGTTGCTAAATAAAAAAATAAATAATTAATCGAAAACAAACATCCACCTAAGACGCTTACCTTTAGATGATTTTTAATAGATGCTATCTTGATATTGGTGCAATAAAAAAGATTTTTATAAATTAGTAGAAATATAGCGGCTATTACTATCCGATAAAAAACCGAAACTAATACCGGTGTCCCGTTTAATTGAAATGTAATCGTATACCAAACTGTCCCCCATAGTAATATAGTGAAAAACAACAGTGCTAATCTTTTTGATGCCGACAACATCATTCTTCCCTCTATTCAAACTAATACCTTTTCACATAAGGAGATAGGAATCATCTATTCAGTGCATAATAATTTAATTTACAATAGATTTTGGGAACAGGCAGCCTGCAAGCGGTTTGGCAAAAAGTTGCAGGCTGCCTGAAATTTATTTGCGGTTGCTGCCTGAAACCATGTCCAACAGAAACAGGCGGCAATTCAAGTTGCCGTTGTATAAGGGGATTTTGCGTTTCGGTTTCAGGCGCATCAGCTTGGGCAGATCCATATCGTCGGAAAATAGGGCAGCCGTCCGTCTGGCATAGTGTAGCAGCGCAGGTCAGATTCTCGAATCCGCCATTTTTGTGAATCCGGTATTCGGGTTGGGCGTTCTGTCGGATACCGGTATCCGACCTACGTTCAGGCGGCCCGAATGGCACAAAGGCCGTCTGAATCGGGAACGGTAATACGCAGCCGGTGAGCCGGATACCGGTATCCGGCCTGCC
Proteins encoded:
- a CDS encoding DMT family transporter; its protein translation is MFYNDLFSYQQINSIWKGVLYTVIATYLVSIGNIMSSHMSKQGIDVVSSTSWGLIYGGIISAIMVLYFGYDFTVIMSVEYILSLLYLSIFCTAVVFILYLNLIKESGADKAAIATSLFPIVAIMISSVMQEYHFNLFSGIGIFLILLGSYVSLFYRGINERT
- a CDS encoding EamA family transporter, with product MMLSASKRLALLFFTILLWGTVWYTITFQLNGTPVLVSVFYRIVIAAIFLLIYKNLFYCTNIKIASIKNHLKVSVLGGCLFSINYLFFYLATEYISSGLVAIIFSTLIIFNSINQYIFLI